A part of Clostridium novyi genomic DNA contains:
- a CDS encoding cation:proton antiporter, whose product MTETINFDSMLILAIFAFITPIIINYFDKFKVPFVVGEIFIGIIIGKSFFNLVNEDIWIGFLSNLGLAYLLFLSGLEIDFDKLKAGSDKKQLFKRLFMSLAMFVISLITSWILSLCLFHFSIINNVIFLTFLFSASAPGLIVPFLKEKNLLNSEYGQTLLIYTLICEFICLIALPIISSTISYGLTYKNFLFVLLFLAAFIIFKVVQRFSHILDLSTASFRNLHIGVRAAFALILLLVTLSDKIGAEIILGSFLAGFIFTLILDKGREDLMHELDILGYGFLIPIYFIMVGVNLNISSVFTDPKSLLKIPLFLIIIFIIKIVPFLIMSFTFGMNKAISGGVILSSQLSLFIVGSQMAYNLGIITSSDYSTFILTTVISCILFPIIFDKIFKRDNISEMEIEPINHISIMEVVPMNEEILGKSLKEISFPHRFRVFLIVRDGIEILPVAETEILKGDRLIIAGLASKVDEVLNFLNK is encoded by the coding sequence ATGACAGAAACTATTAATTTTGACTCAATGCTAATATTGGCTATTTTTGCCTTTATAACTCCAATTATCATAAATTATTTTGATAAATTCAAAGTTCCTTTTGTAGTTGGAGAAATATTTATTGGAATTATTATTGGTAAAAGTTTTTTTAACTTAGTTAATGAAGATATCTGGATAGGATTTTTATCTAATCTAGGTCTTGCATATCTTTTATTTTTAAGCGGTCTTGAAATAGATTTTGATAAATTAAAAGCTGGTAGCGATAAAAAACAACTCTTCAAAAGACTTTTTATGTCTTTAGCCATGTTTGTTATATCACTTATTACATCATGGATTTTATCACTTTGTTTATTTCACTTTAGTATTATAAACAACGTAATATTTTTAACATTTTTATTTTCTGCTTCAGCACCAGGTCTTATTGTTCCATTTTTAAAAGAAAAAAATCTATTAAATTCTGAATATGGTCAAACTTTACTTATATACACATTAATATGTGAATTTATATGTCTAATAGCACTACCTATTATTTCTTCTACTATAAGTTATGGTTTAACCTATAAAAACTTTTTATTTGTACTATTATTTTTAGCAGCCTTTATAATTTTTAAAGTAGTTCAAAGATTTTCCCATATATTAGATTTATCTACTGCTTCTTTTAGAAATTTACATATAGGTGTTCGTGCTGCATTTGCTTTAATTCTTTTACTTGTAACTCTTTCTGATAAAATTGGAGCAGAAATAATACTGGGTTCATTTTTAGCAGGATTTATATTTACTCTAATATTAGATAAAGGTCGAGAAGACTTAATGCATGAACTTGATATACTCGGTTACGGATTTTTAATTCCAATATATTTTATTATGGTTGGAGTTAACCTTAATATATCATCGGTATTTACTGATCCAAAATCATTATTAAAAATACCTTTGTTTTTAATAATAATTTTTATAATTAAAATAGTACCATTTTTAATTATGTCATTTACTTTTGGTATGAACAAAGCTATATCTGGAGGAGTTATACTTTCATCTCAACTTAGTTTGTTTATAGTAGGATCTCAAATGGCATATAACTTAGGTATAATAACTTCTTCAGATTACTCAACATTTATACTTACTACAGTTATTTCGTGTATATTATTTCCTATTATATTTGATAAAATATTTAAAAGAGATAACATATCAGAAATGGAAATAGAACCTATAAATCATATATCTATTATGGAAGTTGTTCCTATGAACGAAGAAATCTTAGGAAAATCTCTTAAAGAAATATCATTTCCTCATAGATTTAGAGTCTTTTTAATAGTACGAGATGGCATTGAAATTCTTCCTGTTGCAGAAACTGAAATTTTAAAAGGTGACAGGCTAATAATTGCAGGTTTGGCAAGCAAGGTAGATGAGGTTTTAAACTTCTTAAATAAATAA
- a CDS encoding DMT family transporter: MNQRNHIFPYFTACCVSLILGLTFIFSKTALNIVTPCTLLSFRFLTAFLTITLLRILKIVKISYKGKPIKYLIILSLLEPVLYFFFESKGLKLCSASQAGIVIALIPIFVAILSSYILKEKKTLLQICSIILSVCGVIYIVLMQSSSSNKGSLLGIFFLFGSVLCGSIFSILSKKLSENFKPIEITYFMSGLAAIIFNFISVVNHIRLHTLNLYFEPLKNNNFIICILYLGILSSVIGFFLVNFTISKIDVSKYSVFENVTSIISILGGVIFLHEELKYYHGIGAIMIVLGVWGTSFFAKKSLSQTSELEISQSS; encoded by the coding sequence ATGAATCAAAGAAATCACATTTTCCCTTATTTTACAGCATGTTGTGTATCTCTTATTTTAGGACTCACTTTTATATTTTCCAAAACTGCTTTAAATATTGTAACTCCTTGTACTTTATTATCTTTTAGATTTTTAACAGCATTTTTAACAATAACACTTCTTAGAATACTAAAAATTGTTAAGATAAGTTATAAAGGAAAACCCATTAAATATTTAATTATTTTATCTTTATTAGAACCTGTATTATATTTCTTTTTTGAATCTAAAGGACTTAAGTTATGCTCAGCATCACAAGCTGGAATAGTAATAGCACTTATTCCTATTTTTGTAGCTATATTGTCCTCTTACATATTAAAAGAAAAAAAAACCTTACTTCAAATTTGTTCAATAATTCTTTCGGTATGTGGAGTAATTTATATTGTTTTAATGCAATCTTCATCATCTAATAAAGGTAGCTTACTTGGCATATTCTTCTTGTTTGGTTCGGTATTGTGTGGTTCAATATTTAGCATTTTATCAAAAAAACTTTCAGAAAATTTTAAACCAATAGAAATAACTTATTTTATGAGTGGTTTAGCAGCTATTATATTTAATTTTATATCAGTTGTAAATCATATAAGACTACATACTTTAAATCTATACTTTGAACCATTAAAAAATAATAACTTTATTATATGTATTTTATATTTAGGAATTCTATCATCTGTAATTGGTTTCTTTTTAGTAAATTTCACAATATCTAAAATAGATGTATCTAAATATTCCGTTTTTGAAAATGTAACTTCTATAATTTCTATATTAGGAGGAGTTATATTTTTACATGAAGAACTTAAATATTATCACGGAATAGGTGCAATAATGATTGTTTTAGGTGTTTGGGGAACAAGTTTTTTTGCTAAAAAATCACTAAGTCAAACCTCTGAATTAGAAATAAGCCAATCTTCTTAA
- the uvsE gene encoding UV DNA damage repair endonuclease UvsE, whose amino-acid sequence MKIGYACIPMTMNYGTNRGFILKNFNYERFYNCVKENLEDLYKILEENIKNHIYFFRISSDIIPFASHKINDIKWWKIFKNELDYIGRYIKYNNIRVSMHAGHYTVLNSPSQEVVVKSIADIEYHAKFLDSLSLDYTHKIVLHIGGVYNSKSEAINRFKNNFKKLSTSAKKRLILENDEKMYSIEDVLNLCNDINIPAVFDNLHHKFNPSLDNNLERIFEKVISTWKIEDGIPKIHYSDEDFLKKRGAHSNFVDIRNFLNYYEKIKKYDLDIMLEVKDKDISAIKCVKILESINIKNHYKDKLIIEDQWEKYKYLIIERKKEEYIKFFKKFSNSCDVISFYKFIDDILNLNINEENFKYTVNNLWKEFYEFKVSKVETNQVLKLINSDLNYKKIKEKLRKLSIKYDIENMKKSYYFYY is encoded by the coding sequence ATGAAGATAGGATATGCATGTATTCCAATGACAATGAATTATGGAACTAATAGAGGATTTATACTTAAAAATTTTAATTATGAACGTTTTTATAATTGTGTAAAAGAAAATCTTGAAGATTTATATAAAATTTTAGAAGAGAATATTAAAAATCATATATACTTTTTTAGAATAAGTTCTGACATTATTCCTTTTGCAAGTCATAAAATTAATGATATTAAATGGTGGAAGATTTTTAAAAATGAGTTAGACTATATTGGAAGATATATAAAGTATAATAATATAAGAGTTTCAATGCATGCAGGACACTACACAGTGTTAAATTCACCATCACAAGAAGTAGTAGTTAAAAGTATAGCTGATATAGAATATCATGCTAAATTTTTGGATTCACTAAGCTTAGATTATACACATAAAATAGTTTTACATATAGGTGGAGTTTATAATTCAAAAAGTGAAGCTATAAATAGATTTAAAAATAACTTTAAAAAGCTTTCAACATCCGCTAAAAAAAGATTAATATTAGAAAATGATGAAAAAATGTATAGTATAGAAGATGTTTTAAATTTATGCAATGATATAAATATTCCAGCTGTATTTGATAACTTACATCATAAATTTAATCCATCTTTAGATAACAATTTAGAAAGAATTTTTGAAAAAGTTATTTCTACATGGAAGATAGAAGATGGAATACCTAAAATACATTATTCAGATGAGGATTTTTTAAAAAAAAGAGGTGCCCATTCTAATTTTGTAGATATAAGAAATTTTTTAAATTACTATGAGAAAATAAAAAAGTATGATTTAGATATTATGTTGGAAGTAAAGGACAAAGATATATCAGCAATAAAATGTGTAAAAATATTAGAAAGTATAAATATAAAAAATCATTATAAAGATAAACTAATTATTGAGGATCAATGGGAAAAATATAAATATTTAATAATTGAAAGAAAAAAAGAAGAATATATAAAATTCTTTAAAAAGTTTAGTAATAGCTGTGATGTTATAAGTTTTTATAAATTTATAGATGATATTTTAAATTTAAATATAAATGAAGAAAATTTTAAATATACAGTTAATAATTTGTGGAAGGAATTTTATGAGTTTAAAGTGAGTAAAGTAGAAACAAATCAAGTTTTAAAATTAATAAATAGTGATTTAAATTATAAAAAGATAAAGGAAAAATTAAGAAAATTATCAATTAAATATGATATTGAAAATATGAAAAAAAGCTATTATTTTTATTATTAG
- a CDS encoding mechanosensitive ion channel family protein: MKTSIIYITNTLKNTNVIIKFFITIVVILFTFFINRSTCSLIERSNLCSKDTIKYKKFICITFKIMCIVIILPIWLYDSKDLFAFLGIFSAALAFAFRDVVGNFIGWITIYTQKPFEMGDRIKIGDSLGDVLEIGWFYTTIIEVTTNDNKTYGQSTGRLISVPNIKILKHELINETNSFPYTWTEINTLISIDSNWKKAKKIILSIANNRLGNIEDEAKEALDIASKTLPINYQNLSHTIYTAIENGKIILTLRFICRARNFRNLLHCITEDILTEFAKHDDINLL; encoded by the coding sequence TTGAAGACTTCAATTATATATATAACCAACACTTTAAAAAATACCAATGTAATTATTAAATTTTTTATTACTATAGTTGTAATTTTATTTACTTTTTTCATCAATAGAAGCACTTGTAGTCTAATTGAACGCTCTAATTTGTGTTCTAAAGATACTATAAAATATAAAAAATTTATTTGTATTACTTTTAAAATAATGTGTATTGTTATAATACTTCCTATATGGCTATATGATTCTAAAGATTTATTTGCGTTTCTTGGAATTTTCTCCGCTGCTCTTGCTTTTGCATTTAGAGATGTTGTTGGAAACTTTATCGGATGGATAACTATTTATACTCAGAAACCTTTTGAAATGGGAGATAGAATTAAAATTGGAGATAGTTTAGGTGATGTTTTAGAAATTGGATGGTTCTATACCACAATAATTGAAGTTACAACTAATGATAATAAAACTTATGGTCAAAGCACCGGAAGATTAATTTCAGTACCAAATATTAAGATTTTAAAACACGAACTTATAAATGAAACTAATTCATTTCCTTATACTTGGACTGAAATAAACACTTTAATTAGTATAGATAGTAATTGGAAAAAGGCTAAAAAAATAATACTTTCTATTGCAAATAATAGACTTGGAAATATAGAAGATGAAGCTAAAGAAGCTTTAGATATAGCTTCAAAAACATTGCCTATAAATTATCAAAATTTATCTCATACTATATATACTGCAATCGAAAATGGTAAAATTATTCTTACTCTACGTTTTATATGTCGTGCACGTAATTTTAGAAATTTACTTCACTGCATTACAGAGGATATTTTAACTGAATTTGCAAAACATGATGATATTAATTTGCTATAA
- a CDS encoding MATE family efflux transporter yields MNKSERLGLDNVGKLLLNFSIPAIIGMLVNALYNIVDRIYIGNIPNGIGAKALAGVGITLPIATIIMAFGMLVGIGSSTLISIKLGENNKEYAEKILGQALILDIIISILVSIVGLIFLTPLLKLFGAEGDNLFYAKEYIAIILGGSIFQNLGFGINNIIRSEGNPKIAMRTMVVGAILNIILDPLFIFDSIFNFKIGLGLGIKGAAIATIISSSVNTILVLHYFISKNSGSTLKIKKCHLSLAFKTSIDIFAIGLSPFAMQIANSVVVALYNKGLLTYGGNDAVAAMSIIASISTIIFMPIFGINQGVQPILGYNYGAKLFSRVKKAIKLAIISGITLAFIGFIAVEFFPDILFRAFAKDAPNLIKLGSRGIRIDLIFLPLVGYQIVTSNYFQAIGKAKISIFLSFLRQVIVLIPLICILPKFFQLDGIWLSQPIADIAATIITSYFFIRDIKLINRTYTSSSVK; encoded by the coding sequence ATGAATAAATCAGAAAGATTAGGTTTAGATAACGTAGGAAAACTTCTTTTAAATTTTTCTATTCCCGCTATTATAGGAATGCTTGTAAATGCTCTATACAATATTGTTGATAGAATTTATATCGGAAATATTCCAAATGGTATAGGTGCTAAAGCTTTAGCTGGTGTTGGTATAACCTTGCCTATAGCTACTATAATAATGGCCTTTGGTATGCTTGTCGGAATAGGATCTTCTACTTTAATTTCTATTAAATTAGGTGAAAATAATAAAGAATATGCCGAAAAAATTTTAGGTCAGGCTTTAATACTTGATATTATAATTTCTATATTAGTATCTATTGTAGGATTAATATTTTTAACACCACTCTTAAAGTTATTTGGTGCAGAAGGAGATAACTTATTTTATGCCAAAGAATATATTGCAATAATACTTGGGGGAAGTATATTTCAAAATTTAGGATTTGGAATAAATAATATTATACGTTCTGAAGGAAATCCTAAAATAGCTATGAGAACTATGGTGGTAGGTGCAATATTAAACATTATTTTAGATCCTCTCTTCATTTTTGATTCTATCTTTAACTTTAAAATAGGATTAGGACTTGGTATTAAAGGTGCTGCTATAGCTACCATAATTTCTTCATCAGTAAATACAATTTTAGTTCTTCACTATTTTATTAGCAAAAATAGTGGAAGTACTTTAAAAATTAAAAAATGTCATCTTAGTTTAGCATTTAAAACTTCAATTGATATATTCGCAATAGGACTTTCTCCTTTTGCTATGCAAATTGCAAATAGTGTAGTAGTTGCTTTATATAATAAAGGTTTATTAACTTATGGTGGAAATGATGCCGTAGCAGCTATGAGTATAATTGCAAGTATATCCACCATAATATTTATGCCTATTTTTGGTATTAATCAAGGGGTTCAACCAATTTTAGGATATAATTATGGAGCAAAACTATTTTCACGTGTAAAAAAAGCTATTAAACTTGCTATTATTTCAGGTATTACTTTAGCTTTTATTGGATTTATTGCTGTTGAGTTTTTCCCTGATATATTATTTAGAGCATTTGCAAAAGATGCTCCTAATTTAATAAAATTAGGTTCTCGTGGAATAAGAATAGATTTGATTTTTCTTCCATTAGTAGGGTATCAGATAGTAACCTCTAATTATTTTCAAGCTATTGGCAAAGCTAAAATATCAATATTTTTAAGTTTTTTAAGACAAGTTATAGTTCTTATACCTTTAATATGTATACTGCCTAAGTTTTTTCAATTAGATGGCATTTGGCTATCTCAACCTATAGCAGATATTGCAGCTACAATTATAACTAGTTATTTCTTTATTAGAGATATTAAACTAATAAATAGAACATACACTTCCTCTAGTGTAAAATAA
- a CDS encoding spore coat protein, whose product MQEKDMMNDVLTMVNSSVGKYGDIITQCNNQQLRQTLQQKRNGDEQYQYQLYEIASQKGYYKPAVQATQEEIQQVKSQLSQC is encoded by the coding sequence ATGCAAGAAAAAGATATGATGAATGACGTATTAACAATGGTAAATAGTAGCGTTGGAAAATATGGTGATATTATAACTCAATGTAATAATCAACAACTTAGACAGACTTTACAACAAAAAAGAAACGGAGACGAACAATATCAATATCAATTATATGAAATAGCTAGCCAAAAAGGATATTACAAACCAGCAGTTCAAGCAACTCAAGAAGAAATTCAACAAGTAAAATCTCAATTAAGTCAATGCTAG
- a CDS encoding IS3 family transposase (programmed frameshift), which produces MSKKIFTENEIAILSENKFVKKVSCKGITYTDDFKRLFIMENENGKFPRQIFEECGFNIDILGLKRVQSCGKRWRAAFRKSGVTQLQDTRKFNTGRPTEKNLSIKEKYEKLQAKIKLLEAENELPKKVRNVGKGREKGKIKLLTQQKYILIKLVIDKYKLENLVSYFCKLSNISRSGYYNYFSIKSHTNRISREERDLESYNNILIAYNFKKRKKGARQIKMTLENQFNINYNLKRIRRIMNKYDIICPHRKANPYRKMMKATKEHFVFPNLLNRKFKQNVPGKVLLTDITYLFYKNDQRAYLSTVLDGSTNELLTYNLSKSLKIDIVTETIEKLVSSNNYLISSDSFIHSDQGVHYTSPIFQKLLKKYNIRQSMSRRGNCWDNAPQESFFGHLKDETNIKNCNTFSELLKEIDEYMDYYNNYRGQWNLKKMTPVKYRNHLLSTS; this is translated from the exons ATGAGTAAAAAAATATTTACTGAAAATGAAATAGCCATATTATCTGAAAATAAATTTGTAAAAAAGGTTAGTTGTAAAGGAATTACATATACTGATGATTTTAAAAGATTATTTATTATGGAAAATGAAAATGGAAAATTCCCACGACAAATATTCGAAGAATGTGGATTTAATATAGATATTTTAGGTTTAAAGCGTGTTCAATCATGCGGCAAAAGATGGCGTGCAGCATTTAGAAAAAGTGGAGTGACTCAACTTCAGGATACTAGAAAATTCAATACTGGAAGACCTACCGAAAAAAATTTGTCTATTAAAGAAAAGTATGAAAAACTTCAGGCTAAAATAAAACTCTTAGAAGCGGAAAATGAACTGC CTAAAAAAGTTAGAAATGTTGGAAAGGGGCGTGAAAAAGGAAAAATAAAATTGCTAACGCAACAAAAATATATCCTTATAAAATTAGTTATAGATAAATATAAACTTGAAAATTTGGTTAGTTACTTCTGTAAACTATCTAATATTTCACGTTCAGGGTATTATAATTACTTTTCTATAAAATCTCATACTAATCGTATATCACGCGAAGAGCGTGATTTAGAAAGCTATAATAATATATTAATTGCATACAACTTCAAAAAACGTAAAAAAGGTGCTAGACAAATTAAAATGACTTTAGAAAATCAGTTTAATATTAATTATAACCTAAAACGTATTAGAAGAATAATGAATAAATATGATATTATATGTCCGCATAGAAAAGCTAACCCTTATAGAAAAATGATGAAGGCTACCAAAGAACATTTTGTCTTTCCAAATTTATTAAATAGAAAATTTAAACAAAATGTACCTGGAAAGGTATTGCTAACTGATATAACATATCTATTTTATAAAAATGATCAAAGGGCTTATTTGTCAACCGTTTTAGATGGTTCAACCAATGAATTATTAACCTATAATCTTTCTAAAAGTCTAAAAATAGATATTGTGACTGAAACTATTGAAAAACTGGTTTCATCAAATAATTATTTAATATCGTCAGATTCATTTATTCATTCAGATCAAGGAGTACATTACACTAGTCCCATATTTCAGAAATTGCTTAAAAAATATAATATAAGACAATCTATGTCTAGACGAGGTAACTGCTGGGATAATGCTCCCCAGGAGTCATTCTTTGGACATCTTAAAGACGAAACAAATATTAAAAATTGCAATACATTTTCTGAACTCTTGAAAGAAATTGATGAATATATGGATTACTATAATAATTATAGAGGTCAATGGAATTTAAAAAAGATGACTCCTGTAAAATACAGAAATCATCTTCTTAGTACCTCCTAG
- a CDS encoding patatin-like phospholipase family protein, with the protein MCNVGLVLEGGGMRGIYTSGVLDFFMENDMYLPYVIGVSAGACNASSYISRQKYRSKNINLKYIKDPRYLGIKNLIFEKSIFGIKFIYDEIPNKLEPFDYEAFNNASEKFIIGTTNCNTGKTVYFEKNKCKDIIKVIRASSSLPLIAPIVSINGEPYLDGGISDSIPIKKSIEDGYLKNIVVLTRPKGYRKGQTKFKKFIKFKYRKYPNLIKKIFNRYKEYNETLDYIETLEKRDEIIVIRPSIDLKVDRLEKRVEKLQELYDLGYEDAKKNYNNIKNWI; encoded by the coding sequence ATGTGTAATGTAGGATTGGTTTTAGAAGGTGGGGGTATGCGTGGAATATACACCTCTGGAGTATTAGATTTTTTCATGGAAAATGATATGTATTTACCTTATGTAATAGGTGTATCAGCTGGGGCATGCAATGCATCTTCATATATATCAAGACAAAAATATAGAAGTAAGAATATAAATTTGAAATATATAAAAGATCCTAGATACTTAGGAATTAAAAACCTCATATTTGAAAAAAGTATATTTGGCATAAAGTTTATTTATGATGAAATACCTAATAAATTGGAGCCATTTGATTATGAAGCATTCAATAATGCATCAGAAAAATTCATTATAGGAACTACTAACTGTAATACTGGAAAAACAGTATATTTTGAAAAAAATAAATGCAAGGACATAATAAAAGTAATTAGAGCATCTAGTAGTTTACCGTTAATAGCACCTATAGTAAGTATTAACGGAGAACCATATTTAGATGGAGGAATATCTGATTCTATTCCTATAAAAAAATCTATTGAAGATGGATATTTAAAAAATATCGTAGTGTTAACTAGACCTAAAGGATATAGAAAAGGGCAAACTAAATTTAAAAAATTTATAAAGTTTAAATATAGAAAATACCCTAATTTAATTAAAAAAATATTTAATAGATATAAAGAATATAATGAAACTTTAGATTATATAGAAACATTAGAAAAAAGAGATGAGATAATAGTAATTAGGCCATCTATAGATTTAAAAGTTGATAGATTAGAAAAACGAGTTGAAAAATTGCAAGAATTATATGATTTAGGATATGAAGATGCAAAAAAAAATTATAATAACATAAAAAATTGGATTTAA
- a CDS encoding ATP-binding protein produces the protein MLYYKKKDEVTLEEVLCNKRICIKDFLEISLKIVDAITDIHKKNISYKYLNPNNIIIDNNKNIRLIKSEFMCRDINYNLNYMSPEQIGRIEKEVDFRTDYYSLGVILYKMLTGKLPLKGDSEVEVTYSHIAKTPIPPNKINSKISIVISNIVMKLLAKDSDERYKSIYGIKMDLERCYTSFLNNGFIYNFSLGSKDISDKLKFTDKIYGREKEIKEIMDKYHESCNGSLELVLISGEGGLGKKVLADEVSRRIIKEGGMFAASKCKKYNNEAPYDSLIKCGRILMNKMLMESEEEIKKFKKKILEAVGNNGQIITKFIPEVEFVIGKQPPLQEIGGIESTNRFNTVFGRSIKAILTREKPIAILLEDIQWLDEGSLNIIKNLILSKENKYLFIIAIVKEEELNNKDFVYELINSNTYNGINITNIHLNSLSEESIGNLICDTLSCNKQDAKELIKNINFRTGGNPLFVKNSIESMYSKRILRFDYKNNKWVWDIKSVTNMKIENSVFGIIMAKISYLPKKLKKF, from the coding sequence ATGCTATATTATAAAAAAAAAGATGAAGTTACTTTAGAAGAAGTTTTATGTAATAAAAGAATATGTATAAAAGATTTCCTTGAAATTTCTTTAAAAATTGTTGATGCTATAACGGATATTCATAAAAAAAATATTTCATATAAATATTTGAATCCAAATAACATCATTATAGATAACAACAAAAACATAAGATTAATAAAGTCTGAGTTTATGTGTAGAGATATAAATTATAATTTAAATTATATGTCTCCAGAACAAATAGGTAGAATAGAAAAAGAAGTAGATTTTAGAACAGATTATTATTCTTTAGGGGTAATCTTATATAAAATGTTAACTGGGAAACTACCCTTAAAAGGAGATAGTGAAGTTGAAGTTACATATTCTCATATTGCTAAAACACCTATTCCACCAAATAAAATAAATAGTAAAATTTCCATAGTTATATCTAATATAGTTATGAAACTTTTAGCTAAGGATTCAGATGAAAGATATAAGAGTATATATGGAATTAAAATGGACTTAGAAAGATGTTATACTTCTTTTTTAAATAATGGCTTTATATATAACTTTTCATTAGGGAGTAAAGATATATCAGATAAGCTTAAGTTTACAGATAAGATATATGGCAGAGAAAAAGAGATTAAAGAAATTATGGATAAGTATCATGAATCTTGTAATGGAAGCTTAGAATTAGTATTAATATCTGGAGAAGGAGGTTTAGGAAAAAAGGTATTAGCAGATGAAGTAAGTAGGCGAATTATTAAAGAAGGTGGCATGTTTGCTGCAAGCAAATGTAAAAAGTATAATAATGAAGCGCCTTATGATTCATTAATTAAATGCGGTAGAATTTTAATGAATAAAATGTTAATGGAAAGTGAAGAGGAGATAAAAAAGTTTAAGAAAAAAATTTTAGAAGCGGTAGGAAATAATGGACAGATTATAACGAAGTTTATACCAGAGGTGGAGTTTGTAATAGGAAAACAACCGCCATTACAAGAAATAGGAGGTATTGAATCTACTAATAGATTCAATACAGTTTTTGGAAGAAGTATAAAGGCAATACTAACTAGAGAAAAACCTATTGCTATTTTATTAGAAGATATTCAATGGTTAGATGAAGGTTCTTTAAATATCATAAAGAACCTTATATTAAGTAAAGAAAATAAATATTTATTTATAATTGCAATAGTTAAAGAAGAAGAATTGAACAATAAAGATTTTGTATATGAATTGATAAATAGTAATACTTATAATGGTATAAATATAACAAATATTCATTTAAATTCTTTATCCGAAGAAAGTATAGGAAATTTAATTTGTGATACATTATCTTGTAATAAACAAGATGCAAAAGAATTAATAAAAAATATTAATTTTAGAACAGGGGGTAACCCCCTGTTTGTAAAAAATAGTATAGAAAGTATGTATTCTAAAAGAATATTAAGATTTGATTATAAAAATAATAAATGGGTTTGGGATATAAAGTCAGTAACAAATATGAAAATTGAAAACAGCGTTTTTGGAATAATAATGGCAAAAATAAGTTATTTACCAAAAAAACTAAAAAAATTTTAA